From Rubripirellula reticaptiva, the proteins below share one genomic window:
- a CDS encoding ATP-binding protein: MHEEALSGEEKVLARYLRPGLLIIDGMRMKQLPNHSGEYLFEIIMRRHEVRSTMMTTNRPLEDWGKLTGDFPSASAILDRFLQSAEIMKITGRSYRLKNAEKCSKGTTAATGSAAEKD; this comes from the coding sequence TTGCACGAAGAAGCGTTGAGTGGCGAGGAGAAAGTTCTGGCCCGTTATCTCAGGCCAGGCCTGTTGATCATCGACGGCATGAGGATGAAGCAGCTACCTAACCACAGTGGTGAATACCTGTTCGAGATCATCATGCGCCGCCACGAGGTGCGCAGCACGATGATGACGACGAACCGACCGCTGGAGGACTGGGGCAAGTTGACCGGTGATTTTCCCAGCGCCAGTGCGATCCTGGATCGGTTCTTGCAGTCGGCCGAGATCATGAAGATCACCGGCCGCAGCTACCGGCTAAAAAATGCCGAGAAATGTTCAAAAGGGACCACAGCGGCCACCGGATCGGCAGCCGAAAAGGACTAG
- a CDS encoding DUF6896 domain-containing protein: MHADLADAIRLFRRDQELALDYIHSRLGIPAPRTAYSWAAHAHEQIAAVSSVATTDGVTLYVHGVGIEVTHPEFHIDYDYGPAGQCDCFDKWRLSLHRHIRLGLPNPVDDPRPLDDWLVDAEDAGELIRVADSYSMFYDPSLPSKWSPTAGNVG; encoded by the coding sequence ATGCACGCTGACCTCGCTGACGCAATTCGACTTTTTCGCCGCGATCAGGAGTTGGCATTGGACTACATTCACAGCAGGCTTGGCATTCCTGCTCCTCGCACGGCGTACTCATGGGCTGCACATGCTCACGAACAAATTGCTGCCGTATCCTCGGTTGCGACAACGGACGGCGTGACTCTCTACGTTCATGGGGTGGGTATCGAAGTCACGCACCCCGAGTTTCACATCGACTACGACTACGGACCTGCTGGACAGTGCGACTGTTTTGACAAATGGCGGCTTTCACTACATCGGCACATTCGACTGGGGCTTCCCAATCCCGTTGATGATCCGCGACCACTTGATGATTGGCTTGTCGATGCAGAGGATGCTGGCGAACTGATTCGTGTTGCTGATTCCTACTCGATGTTTTACGATCCATCACTACCGTCCAAATGGTCGCCGACTGCCGGAAACGTCGGGTAA
- a CDS encoding YcxB family protein, with protein sequence MENLNPYDPPLSESHDIGDINPSSVDTITSRFSFTSQHLIDTLTRFRSQHSGRRLWRWLRWVAAFIFVLVAIAGLFIPQYFASAFMVALAIFAFFPHKIDDYLATRNFRRSPHCNAQQIIHLSDDGFRAESEIEQTDLKWAAFSKAVIFSDGVLLYRGPKMVNWIPDATLDSTDGPFRIRKLLTEKLPTNHVVNRSDR encoded by the coding sequence ATGGAAAACTTGAATCCCTACGATCCGCCGCTATCTGAGTCGCACGACATCGGCGACATTAATCCAAGTTCTGTCGACACCATTACCTCTCGATTCTCGTTCACATCGCAACACCTGATCGACACGCTTACGCGATTCCGGTCGCAACATTCGGGACGCCGGCTGTGGCGTTGGTTGCGATGGGTTGCTGCGTTCATTTTCGTGCTCGTCGCAATTGCCGGACTATTCATTCCACAATACTTCGCCTCGGCCTTTATGGTTGCTCTCGCGATATTCGCGTTCTTTCCGCACAAGATTGACGACTATCTTGCCACACGCAATTTTCGGAGATCACCGCACTGTAATGCTCAGCAAATCATTCACCTGTCGGATGACGGATTTCGCGCCGAATCGGAAATCGAGCAAACCGATCTCAAATGGGCGGCTTTCTCAAAGGCTGTGATCTTCAGTGACGGCGTGCTTCTTTACCGCGGGCCAAAAATGGTAAACTGGATTCCTGACGCTACACTCGATAGTACCGATGGGCCGTTTAGAATACGCAAGCTCCTAACCGAAAAACTGCCGACGAACCATGTCGTGAACCGGAGCGACCGGTAG
- a CDS encoding GyrI-like domain-containing protein translates to MKVDFKKSIASYKAKSGQFSVIEVPTMNFIAINGDKGPASKEFTAAIETLYPVAYHLKFMSKRSLEKDYVVPPLEAIWWARDMDAFTTKFDQSQWEWTAMIMVPDWITDAMVQSSLSDVTAKKAPPSIDKLRLTQIDEGICVQTMHIGSYSDEGPVLKEMHEKFIPNNGLQMRGKHHEIYFNDFRKVAPEKLRTMLRQPVTT, encoded by the coding sequence GTGAAAGTCGATTTCAAAAAATCAATTGCCAGCTACAAAGCGAAGTCAGGGCAGTTCTCGGTGATTGAAGTACCCACCATGAACTTCATTGCGATCAATGGCGACAAGGGGCCAGCGTCCAAAGAATTTACCGCGGCAATCGAGACGCTTTATCCCGTTGCCTACCATCTGAAATTCATGTCGAAACGATCGCTTGAAAAGGATTACGTCGTCCCACCGCTCGAAGCAATCTGGTGGGCGAGAGACATGGACGCGTTCACAACAAAATTTGACCAATCGCAATGGGAATGGACCGCGATGATCATGGTCCCCGATTGGATCACCGATGCAATGGTCCAGTCGAGCCTATCGGACGTCACCGCCAAAAAAGCACCGCCCAGTATCGACAAGCTTCGGCTTACGCAAATTGACGAGGGTATCTGCGTACAAACGATGCATATCGGCTCGTACAGCGACGAAGGCCCTGTGTTGAAGGAAATGCACGAGAAGTTTATCCCCAACAATGGACTTCAAATGCGAGGCAAGCATCACGAAATCTACTTCAACGACTTCCGCAAAGTTGCCCCCGAAAAACTGCGCACGATGCTCAGACAACCCGTCACGACCTAG
- a CDS encoding four helix bundle protein, whose product MNDPTFDHDRLDVYRLSIDYVTAAFDVSKTLTGLHRHARDQRLRAAQSIPLNIAEGNGKRSFKDRARFFDIARGSSFECAAIQDVLVATGGLDDSTSRDLKSKLKRIVSMLTRMAMKFDDVSESSVDYAVAIDCEHEHRDAEHEHDREEPEPCVGPKTPSSVV is encoded by the coding sequence ATGAACGATCCAACTTTCGACCACGATCGACTTGACGTTTATCGTCTCTCGATCGACTACGTTACCGCTGCGTTTGACGTTTCCAAAACACTAACCGGATTACATCGCCACGCCCGCGACCAACGGCTTCGCGCGGCGCAATCGATCCCGCTGAACATCGCCGAGGGTAACGGTAAGCGAAGCTTTAAAGACCGTGCTCGGTTTTTCGACATCGCTCGCGGTTCGTCGTTTGAGTGTGCGGCGATTCAAGATGTTTTGGTTGCGACGGGTGGCTTGGACGATTCAACGAGTCGTGACTTGAAGTCCAAGCTCAAACGAATCGTCTCGATGTTGACTCGAATGGCGATGAAATTTGACGACGTGAGCGAATCGTCGGTAGACTATGCCGTGGCGATCGATTGCGAGCACGAGCACCGCGATGCTGAGCACGAGCACGATCGAGAAGAGCCAGAACCATGCGTTGGACCGAAGACGCCGAGTTCAGTTGTTTGA
- a CDS encoding DUF1559 domain-containing protein: MIAQRGRSRHDVRGMTLIELLVVVAIIGIIVALVLPAVQAAREAARRLTCQNNLKQIGLAVQNYQSAHRVFPPGGIFTGTTSWSAHGRIMPYLEQSAAFERVRLDLDWHDPLNLSTGIQHLQIPVYTCPSDPLCDDLYYDDEGSVRPVNYGFNFGTWFVFDPRDNTFGDGCFHVNARIGPEAGQSHVDFVSVQGLRCHR, translated from the coding sequence GTGATTGCACAACGTGGGCGTTCGCGGCATGACGTTCGAGGCATGACTCTGATTGAATTACTGGTCGTAGTTGCGATCATCGGTATCATAGTTGCGCTCGTCTTACCGGCCGTTCAGGCTGCACGCGAGGCGGCACGGCGTTTAACGTGCCAGAACAATTTAAAGCAGATCGGATTGGCTGTCCAGAATTACCAATCGGCGCATCGTGTTTTCCCGCCCGGGGGTATCTTCACAGGTACCACATCATGGTCTGCGCATGGCCGAATCATGCCGTACTTGGAACAGTCGGCTGCCTTTGAGCGTGTGCGTTTGGACCTCGATTGGCACGATCCACTGAACTTGTCGACAGGAATTCAGCATTTGCAAATTCCTGTTTATACCTGCCCAAGCGATCCGCTTTGCGACGATCTTTACTATGACGATGAAGGTTCGGTTAGGCCGGTTAACTATGGATTTAACTTTGGAACTTGGTTTGTCTTTGATCCTCGTGACAACACGTTCGGAGATGGTTGTTTCCATGTGAACGCGCGCATTGGTCCGGAAGCAGGGCAATCGCACGTTGATTTCGTTTCGGTCCAAGGATTGCGTTGTCATCGCTGA
- a CDS encoding ISL3 family transposase yields MRSQVFLPDSRSLSVDSVSVDGESGKVEVVVHSTNDCAKCPRCGKKSSRVHSHYLRQLTDLPWQGVSVHLTWRSRKFFCRDEQCTQKIFTERLPEVARPHARRSERLSLAVRCIGIACGGEGGSRLAKRLGMKFSPDTLLRETRCTLISKRRTPRVLGVDDWAFRKGQRYGTVLVDRENNCVVDLLPDRDPNSLVVWLQNHPGVEIISRDRGDCYIKGATEGAPQATQVADRFHLMQNLREALARVIARHSKQVREAAQQQSKCPINPVVLSDPGNQIRKIPPSETQLPSFASQRRQDRYREVMALYHQGISQREIAIRFNLSRSTVRRFVQSGSYPERAPRPSHSHADGCVEYLWERWKQGCQNVTQLTKEIRERGFTASYYSVRRRVSSWRNGIETTSKSPPARTNIESPNQLSWMVFKDDLNLTKDQRTFKDRVFGQCPEIAEAWRIATGFIHLFKRKAGHDLPAWIDAASHDTTPRELRSFAKGILRDSSAIAAAIALPWSNGQTEGQVNRLKTLKRQMYGRGAFDLLRIRYLTST; encoded by the coding sequence ATGCGGTCTCAGGTGTTTCTTCCCGACAGCCGATCACTTTCGGTCGACAGTGTCTCCGTTGACGGCGAATCCGGGAAAGTTGAAGTTGTTGTTCACAGCACAAACGACTGTGCGAAATGTCCGCGGTGTGGAAAGAAGTCGTCTCGAGTTCACAGCCATTACCTACGCCAATTGACGGATCTGCCCTGGCAAGGAGTGTCCGTTCACTTGACGTGGCGTAGCCGCAAATTCTTTTGTCGGGACGAGCAGTGCACCCAGAAGATCTTCACGGAACGATTGCCTGAGGTGGCACGACCGCATGCTCGGCGAAGCGAGCGATTGAGTCTCGCAGTGCGGTGCATCGGGATTGCATGCGGCGGCGAAGGCGGATCGCGGTTGGCAAAAAGACTTGGAATGAAATTCAGTCCTGACACGCTACTTCGAGAAACAAGGTGCACGCTGATTTCCAAGAGACGCACACCCCGCGTACTCGGAGTTGATGATTGGGCATTTCGCAAGGGTCAGCGGTACGGCACTGTGCTTGTCGATCGAGAAAACAATTGCGTGGTCGACCTGCTGCCAGACCGTGATCCCAATTCGCTTGTTGTGTGGCTTCAAAATCATCCTGGTGTTGAAATCATTAGTCGAGATCGGGGAGATTGCTACATCAAGGGAGCGACGGAAGGTGCACCTCAGGCAACCCAAGTGGCTGACCGATTCCACTTGATGCAAAACCTTCGTGAAGCGTTGGCCCGTGTGATCGCACGTCACTCGAAGCAAGTCCGCGAAGCTGCTCAGCAGCAGTCGAAGTGCCCAATCAACCCAGTTGTTCTCAGCGATCCCGGAAATCAGATTCGCAAGATACCACCATCCGAAACACAACTGCCAAGCTTCGCGTCACAACGACGGCAGGATCGGTACCGAGAGGTAATGGCGCTGTATCATCAAGGGATTTCGCAACGTGAAATTGCGATACGTTTCAATCTTTCTCGCTCCACTGTTCGTCGCTTTGTTCAATCAGGCAGCTATCCCGAGCGTGCTCCGCGCCCCTCGCATAGCCATGCCGACGGTTGCGTCGAATATCTGTGGGAACGATGGAAGCAAGGGTGCCAGAACGTAACACAACTTACCAAAGAGATCAGAGAGAGAGGTTTCACAGCGTCTTATTACAGTGTCCGTCGCCGCGTTTCATCATGGCGCAATGGAATTGAAACGACCTCAAAATCTCCCCCAGCCCGAACAAACATTGAGTCGCCAAATCAACTGTCGTGGATGGTTTTCAAAGACGACCTCAACCTCACCAAAGATCAGCGAACTTTCAAAGACAGGGTTTTCGGTCAATGTCCTGAAATTGCAGAAGCATGGAGAATCGCAACCGGCTTTATACATCTATTCAAGAGAAAAGCTGGCCATGACTTACCGGCCTGGATCGATGCAGCGTCCCATGACACTACGCCTCGAGAACTCCGCAGTTTTGCCAAGGGGATCCTACGAGATTCATCGGCGATTGCAGCTGCCATCGCCCTTCCATGGAGCAACGGACAAACCGAAGGCCAGGTCAACCGGCTGAAGACGTTGAAACGACAGATGTACGGACGTGGCGCATTCGACCTGCTCCGAATTCGATACTTGACCTCTACATGA
- a CDS encoding response regulator transcription factor, with product MTRLIIVEDQVSLLKSLKKGLEEEGFEVMAASSGSEGYRLIQQEPADAVLLDLMLPDGDGISLLQRIREEDFQKPVLVITAKDSIDDRVLGLNSCADDYLVKPFAFSELLARLRAVLRRSPTSNFDTRLVYDDLVIDSLSRVASRNGRELKLTQRQFEMLEYLMRNKNRIVSRDALARDVWKAATATWTNVIEVQINQLRKKLGQESSVPVLHTVRGEGYQLGDEP from the coding sequence ATGACACGACTGATCATTGTTGAAGACCAAGTATCGCTGCTGAAGAGCCTGAAGAAGGGCTTGGAGGAAGAGGGATTCGAGGTGATGGCGGCGTCCAGCGGCAGCGAAGGTTATAGGCTTATTCAGCAAGAGCCTGCCGATGCGGTGCTGCTTGATTTGATGCTTCCTGATGGCGACGGTATCAGCCTGCTCCAGCGGATTCGCGAGGAGGATTTTCAAAAGCCTGTGCTGGTGATTACGGCCAAAGACTCGATTGATGATCGTGTTCTGGGGCTCAATAGTTGTGCCGACGACTATCTGGTCAAGCCGTTTGCATTCAGCGAGTTGTTGGCACGCTTGAGGGCGGTTCTGAGACGTTCGCCGACTAGTAATTTTGATACTCGATTGGTCTACGACGACTTGGTGATTGATTCGCTGTCCCGAGTTGCCAGTCGCAATGGCAGGGAGTTGAAGCTGACACAGCGACAATTTGAGATGCTGGAATACTTAATGAGAAACAAGAATCGAATTGTTTCGCGTGACGCGTTGGCACGAGACGTTTGGAAAGCAGCGACGGCGACTTGGACCAACGTGATTGAGGTGCAGATCAATCAATTGCGAAAGAAATTGGGGCAAGAAAGCTCGGTTCCAGTCCTGCATACGGTTCGCGGCGAAGGGTATCAATTGGGGGACGAACCATGA
- a CDS encoding reverse transcriptase domain-containing protein: MQKIIRGGRRWCVDMDLSKFFDRVQHDVLMARVSRKVHDKRLLKLIGRYLRAGIMADGLHQASTEGTMQGGLLSPLLSNIYLDDLDKELEQRGLPFVRYADDFVIFTKTKVAAQRVYASVEHFLSERLKLTVNHDKSSIRPADGLEYVGYEFRGFGGQIRVSAKKLDAFKKRVSEFFRKNRGVSMKSRYAEYRRYALGWLGYFALDQVKTTFTNLDKWLRRRVRACYWKQWKKSQTRLKKLISLNVSHRVARGFAMSGKGASRLSTTSGVQRALSNEYLAAEGMFNLEERWHSLASLRRNA; this comes from the coding sequence GTGCAGAAGATCATCCGCGGTGGTCGTCGCTGGTGCGTTGATATGGACCTTTCAAAGTTCTTTGACCGAGTCCAACATGACGTACTGATGGCACGCGTGTCCCGCAAGGTTCACGACAAGCGACTACTCAAGTTGATCGGACGTTACTTGCGAGCTGGGATAATGGCGGACGGTTTACACCAAGCCAGCACCGAAGGAACGATGCAAGGCGGCCTGTTGTCACCGCTTCTTTCCAACATCTATCTGGATGACTTGGACAAGGAACTGGAACAGCGAGGCTTGCCGTTTGTGCGTTACGCTGACGACTTTGTGATTTTCACGAAGACGAAAGTTGCCGCACAACGTGTGTACGCGAGCGTCGAGCACTTCTTAAGCGAACGTTTGAAGTTGACTGTCAATCACGACAAAAGCAGCATCCGCCCGGCGGATGGTCTGGAGTACGTGGGCTACGAGTTTCGTGGCTTTGGCGGTCAAATTCGGGTGAGTGCAAAGAAGCTCGACGCCTTCAAGAAACGCGTCTCGGAATTCTTTCGCAAGAACCGAGGCGTGTCGATGAAATCACGTTACGCGGAGTATCGTCGCTACGCGCTGGGTTGGTTGGGTTACTTTGCACTGGATCAAGTGAAGACCACGTTTACGAACTTGGACAAGTGGCTACGGCGACGCGTCCGAGCTTGTTATTGGAAGCAGTGGAAGAAGTCGCAAACACGACTGAAGAAACTAATTTCACTGAACGTGTCTCACCGTGTCGCTCGCGGCTTTGCGATGAGCGGCAAGGGGGCTTCGCGTCTTTCCACGACGTCAGGCGTCCAACGAGCTTTATCCAACGAGTACCTAGCCGCCGAGGGCATGTTTAATCTAGAAGAGCGTTGGCACTCGCTTGCATCCTTGCGACGAAACGCCTAG
- a CDS encoding VOC family protein yields MNKHEKINYIEFPSRNLAVTKTFFAKCFGWTFTDYGQEYTAFEGSGLDGGFFKADLAASPDDGSALIVQHSEDIEQTFDKVQLNGGTICKPMFTFPGGRRFHFTEPTGNELAAWTDK; encoded by the coding sequence ATGAATAAACACGAAAAGATCAACTACATCGAATTTCCATCTCGCAACCTCGCGGTCACAAAGACGTTCTTTGCAAAGTGTTTCGGATGGACGTTCACCGACTACGGACAGGAATACACTGCCTTCGAAGGATCGGGACTCGACGGTGGATTCTTCAAGGCTGATTTGGCCGCCTCGCCCGACGACGGTTCGGCGCTGATTGTGCAGCACAGCGAAGACATCGAACAGACATTTGACAAAGTCCAACTCAACGGCGGAACAATCTGCAAACCAATGTTCACATTCCCTGGTGGCCGACGCTTTCACTTCACCGAGCCTACCGGCAACGAACTGGCTGCCTGGACCGACAAATAG
- a CDS encoding RNA-dependent RNA polymerase family protein, whose product MEGGVGERGHLTFTARPLHRDSLKRLGRYSLELAGEKTKLIRFGRFARRDCQRLGEGAPSTFDFLGFMHYCGTSRSGKFKLKRRTAAKKFRGKVDDLKSWFRSNLATPISEVWPTLVRKVQGHFQYYHVNDNWPMLMKSREAARRLGLRWMRRRSQKGANLSWSDYHRYLEAYPLPMPGRLKDLIAMTGAK is encoded by the coding sequence GTGGAAGGCGGCGTAGGCGAACGCGGTCATCTGACCTTTACCGCAAGGCCGCTGCATCGCGATTCCCTCAAACGTCTTGGTCGTTATTCGCTTGAGTTAGCCGGGGAGAAGACGAAGTTGATTCGGTTTGGCCGGTTCGCCCGTCGCGATTGCCAGCGACTCGGTGAAGGGGCTCCGAGCACTTTCGACTTCCTTGGTTTCATGCATTACTGCGGCACCAGCCGCAGCGGTAAGTTCAAGTTGAAACGGAGGACAGCAGCGAAGAAGTTTCGTGGAAAGGTAGACGATCTCAAGTCGTGGTTTCGTTCGAATCTGGCGACGCCGATATCCGAAGTATGGCCGACACTGGTCCGCAAAGTTCAAGGACACTTTCAGTATTACCACGTCAATGACAATTGGCCGATGCTGATGAAGTCCCGCGAGGCAGCGAGACGGTTAGGTCTGCGTTGGATGCGCCGCCGCAGTCAGAAGGGAGCCAATCTGAGTTGGTCGGACTACCATCGTTACCTCGAAGCCTATCCGTTGCCGATGCCGGGCCGACTGAAGGACTTGATCGCCATGACGGGAGCGAAGTAA
- a CDS encoding sensor histidine kinase produces MKRLSIRVRLTLWYTLFFLLLLVVMGSLVLWRVRSHLVENADRSLAEEISELFDEMQMVSDRDEMVAELDRRFSSHSHYHFQVLDQDLNPVFTSRFLANLDLPAATPPSDMRGGEYSDIQWPGLGKFRLVNLALRDSRSNPQLIRAISPRQMIDRDFQSYLWMLATLGPIALIAALIAGYIVAGHVLSPIKQITAKAKFISADRLDERLPVVHEFDELGELSTTLNETFDRLEKSVNSMKRFTSDAAHELRSPVAVLRTEAEIALRKPRSLEEYRAVVETTLAETIRLGELVDQLLTLSRHDAGVEEILTDEVPAAALLGDVVSRFVATANEKGVVLEAADLPECFINGYDVWISQLFFNLIDNAIKFTPSGGMVKVYAANDAKYTTFFISDTGVGIAPDQIPHVFERFYRADAAREHYRGTGLGLSICKSIVDAHHGTIDVSGNGEVGTIVSVRLPRIPAFEFDTDHGVPESQIDPASIARGEVRTL; encoded by the coding sequence ATGAAGCGATTGAGTATCCGCGTTCGTTTGACGCTTTGGTACACGCTGTTCTTTCTGTTGTTGCTGGTGGTGATGGGATCTTTGGTCTTGTGGCGAGTGCGCTCGCACTTGGTTGAGAATGCAGATCGGTCTTTGGCGGAAGAAATCAGCGAACTGTTTGACGAAATGCAAATGGTGAGCGATCGCGACGAGATGGTCGCGGAATTAGATCGTCGTTTTTCAAGTCATTCACATTACCATTTTCAAGTACTTGACCAAGACTTAAATCCAGTTTTTACGAGTCGCTTTTTAGCGAATCTCGACTTGCCCGCTGCGACTCCGCCAAGCGATATGCGAGGCGGTGAATACTCTGACATTCAATGGCCTGGACTGGGTAAGTTTCGGCTAGTGAATTTGGCTTTGCGAGACTCCCGATCCAACCCTCAGTTGATCAGAGCAATTTCGCCGCGGCAGATGATTGACCGAGATTTTCAAAGCTATCTTTGGATGTTGGCAACACTGGGCCCGATCGCCTTGATTGCGGCTCTGATCGCGGGCTATATCGTCGCCGGACATGTGCTCTCGCCAATCAAGCAAATCACGGCAAAAGCGAAATTCATTTCGGCGGATCGTTTAGACGAGCGATTACCTGTGGTTCACGAGTTCGACGAGCTCGGAGAACTTTCAACAACGTTGAATGAAACATTTGACCGCTTGGAAAAGTCGGTCAATTCGATGAAACGGTTCACATCGGATGCTGCTCATGAACTGCGTTCGCCGGTGGCAGTGTTGCGGACGGAAGCCGAAATTGCGTTGAGAAAGCCACGGTCACTCGAAGAGTACCGAGCTGTCGTCGAGACCACCTTAGCCGAGACGATTCGATTGGGCGAACTTGTCGATCAGTTGTTGACACTCAGTCGCCACGATGCCGGTGTTGAAGAGATTCTCACTGATGAAGTACCAGCGGCTGCTTTACTCGGCGATGTCGTGTCGCGGTTTGTGGCGACTGCTAACGAGAAAGGTGTCGTGCTGGAAGCTGCTGATTTACCTGAATGTTTCATCAACGGTTATGATGTTTGGATCAGTCAATTGTTCTTCAATCTGATCGACAACGCAATCAAATTCACACCATCGGGAGGAATGGTAAAGGTTTACGCGGCCAACGACGCGAAATACACAACGTTTTTCATTAGCGACACCGGAGTTGGGATTGCACCAGATCAAATCCCGCATGTGTTTGAGCGGTTTTACCGGGCCGATGCTGCTCGCGAACATTATCGAGGCACGGGGCTTGGATTGTCGATCTGTAAGTCGATTGTTGACGCTCATCACGGCACGATTGACGTCTCGGGCAACGGGGAAGTTGGCACAATCGTTTCTGTTCGATTGCCTAGGATTCCCGCCTTCGAATTTGATACAGATCACGGAGTCCCCGAGTCCCAAATTGATCCAGCGAGCATTGCTCGGGGCGAAGTGAGAACGCTGTGA
- the ltrA gene encoding group II intron reverse transcriptase/maturase — MTFNHDESSMPAKPKKQQRQTTLWESDDCKVPLTPGNAGRGKAVRPTRVSSQTSTTLSGGISVNERLDRITTRAEGDAVATFNNVFSLLNNELLFYAFRKLKRGKAPGVDHVTVDDYEVNLQENLRKLEDRLHRGSYRPQPSLRREIPKGEGKTRPLGIACVEDKIVQRAIVMILERIYEVDFCDTSYGYRPRRSCHQALADLGQTIVRQRVNFVYDADIAGFFNHVCHEKLVELLGHRIEDPRLLRLIVKFLKSGVMIQDTRHDTTEGVAQGSVLSPLLANVYLHYVLDEWFEQQVKPRLSGQAAIIRFADDFVCTFERESDAKRFASVLVKRLGRYSLELAEEKTKLIRFGRFARRDCQRLGEGAPSTFDFLGFMHYCGTSRSGKFKLKRRTAAKKFRGKVDDLKSWFRSKLTTPISEVWPTLVRKVQGHFQYYHVNDNWPMLMKFREAARRLGLRWMRRRSQKGANLSWSDYHRYLEAYPLPMPGRLKDLIAMTGAK, encoded by the coding sequence ATGACTTTCAATCACGACGAATCGAGTATGCCTGCGAAGCCGAAGAAGCAACAACGGCAAACGACCCTTTGGGAGTCGGATGACTGTAAAGTACCATTGACGCCGGGTAATGCCGGAAGAGGGAAGGCGGTCAGGCCGACACGCGTATCGAGTCAAACATCGACCACACTCAGCGGTGGCATATCGGTGAACGAGCGACTCGATCGCATCACCACGAGAGCGGAAGGCGATGCAGTCGCTACCTTCAACAATGTGTTTTCATTGTTGAATAACGAACTGCTGTTCTACGCCTTCCGAAAACTCAAGCGAGGCAAGGCACCGGGTGTCGATCATGTCACGGTGGACGACTACGAAGTCAACCTGCAAGAGAACTTGCGGAAACTCGAAGATCGTCTTCATCGCGGCAGCTATCGGCCTCAGCCAAGTCTACGACGAGAGATCCCCAAGGGCGAAGGTAAAACTCGTCCCTTAGGAATCGCCTGTGTGGAAGACAAGATCGTACAGCGTGCGATCGTGATGATCTTGGAACGTATCTACGAAGTGGACTTCTGTGACACTTCATACGGTTACCGACCAAGACGCAGTTGCCACCAGGCTCTGGCCGACTTAGGCCAGACCATCGTCCGCCAACGAGTGAACTTTGTGTATGACGCCGACATCGCTGGATTCTTCAATCACGTTTGCCACGAGAAACTCGTTGAGCTTCTTGGGCATCGTATCGAAGACCCGCGGCTGTTGCGTCTGATTGTCAAGTTCCTCAAGTCTGGCGTGATGATCCAAGACACCAGGCACGACACGACCGAGGGCGTTGCCCAAGGTTCGGTTCTCTCACCACTGCTAGCGAACGTGTATTTGCACTACGTGCTGGACGAGTGGTTTGAACAGCAGGTGAAGCCACGGCTTTCGGGCCAGGCAGCCATCATTCGCTTCGCGGATGATTTCGTCTGCACGTTCGAGCGAGAATCGGATGCGAAGCGTTTCGCATCCGTGTTGGTCAAACGTCTTGGTCGTTATTCGCTTGAGTTAGCCGAGGAGAAGACGAAGTTGATTCGGTTTGGCCGTTTCGCCCGTCGCGATTGCCAGCGACTCGGTGAAGGGGCCCCGAGCACTTTCGACTTCCTTGGTTTCATGCATTACTGCGGCACCAGTCGCAGCGGTAAGTTCAAGTTGAAACGGAGGACAGCAGCGAAGAAGTTTCGTGGAAAGGTAGACGATCTCAAGTCGTGGTTTCGTTCGAAGCTGACGACGCCGATATCCGAAGTATGGCCGACACTGGTCCGCAAAGTTCAAGGACACTTTCAGTATTACCACGTCAATGACAATTGGCCGATGCTGATGAAGTTCCGCGAGGCAGCGAGACGGTTAGGTCTGCGTTGGATGCGCCGCCGCAGTCAGAAGGGAGCCAACCTGAGTTGGTCGGACTACCATCGTTACCTCGAAGCCTATCCGTTGCCGATGCCGGGCCGACTGAAGGACTTGATCGCCATGACGGGAGCGAAGTAA